One genomic region from Rosa rugosa chromosome 1, drRosRugo1.1, whole genome shotgun sequence encodes:
- the LOC133737130 gene encoding wall-associated receptor kinase-like 22, translated as MLSWFTLASILLLFTAIPLEANTNQKKSGDLNLTMPFDFRTIGKGSGSSLGNHWLDILCSSTTFEAEIQASSSTKVRVNNSSYAYTNYSCYSGAGVKMLHSTKVHAAMTLTDDSQMVTTSNTNANKFTLIGYEPFGFIGHETLTLNINSTLADQEDGAISSIGCGQSSIPRGIEYYFAKEAESIINLTLLSMYFWFTMKLKSSLIFPLSMVANISGARQPYYEKLAILHNSGKQSVHSLIEVGTHDKLVYRMKSGRGHLPRSKVFRANFTLGLGFCCLFLVFGITGIYSSVKKQKLVKQKSYFFQKNGGLLLEQHINASTRRCTTIFTSKELEMTINCHKKIHIFVPGDNGVDHFINEIIALTQINHQNVVKLLGCCLETEAPILVHELASNGTLFDYIHHTNGKSSLPWDTLLKIASESAAALSYLHSASIIHGNVKSSNILLTHCFVAKVIGFGPSRLVPSNESQISTLVRRTLGYLDPEYFHKGQLTDKSDVYSFGMVLLEIVTGEKPISFGRPESQRIMSSHFVSSMELQSGLFDQIVGSQVIKQGHREQVRAVAELAKRCLSLSSAERPAMEEVARKLKMLS; from the exons ATGCTCTCTTGGTTTACCTTAGCTTCTATCTTGCTTTTGTTTACAGCAATTCCATTAGAAGCCAataccaaccaaaaaaaaagtgGAGATCTCAATCTCACAATGCCTTTTGATTTCCGCACTATTGGAAAAGGAAGTGGATCTTCTCTAGGTAACCACTGGCTTGACATATTATGTAGCAGCACTACTTTTGAGGCAGAGATACAAGCTTCTTCATCTACCAAGGTACGCGTAAATAACTCCAGTTACGCTTATACAAATTACAGCTGCTACAGCGGAGCTGGAGTGAAGATGTTGCACTCTACCAAGGTCCATGCTGCAATGACTTTGACAGATGACAGCCAGATGGTTACAACCTCCAACACTAATGCAAATAAATTTACACTCATAGGTTATGAACCATTTGGTTTTATAGGTCATGAAACATTAACTTTGAACATCAATAGCACTCTGGCTGACCAGGAGGATGGGGCTATTTCTAGTATTGGTTGTGGCCAATCCTCAATTCCAAGAGGCATCGAGTACTATTTTGCGAAGGAGGCAGAGAGTATAATAAACTTAACTTTATTATCCATGTATTTCTGGTTTACCATGAAACTTAAGTCCAGCCTCATCTTTCCTTTGTCCATGGTAGCAAACATCAGTGGTGCGCGACAGCCATACTACGAAAAACTAGCTATCCTTCACAACTCTGGTAAACAATCTGTACATTCTCTCATCGAAGTTGGCACACATGATAAATTGGTGTACCGCATGAAAAGTGGTAGAGGTCACCTTCCACGCAGCAAAGTCTTTAGGGCAAATTTTACTCTAG GTCTTGGCTTTTGTTGCTTATTTCTTGTGTTTGGGATCACTGGGATCTATTCCAGTGTGAAGAAACAGAAGTTGGTTAAGCAAAAATCCTACTTCTTCCAGAAAAATGGAGGGTTATTGTTAGAGCAGCATATTAATGCTTCAACCAGAAGATGTACAACAATCTTTACATCCAAGGAGCTAGAAATGACCATCAACTGTCATAAGAAGATTCACATATTTGTTCCAGGAGATAATGGAGTCGATCATTTCATAAATGAGATTATCGCTCTTACCCAAATCAACCATCAAAATGTGGTCAAGTTGTTGGGTTGCTGTCTGGAGACTGAAGCTCCCATACTGGTACATGAACTCGCCTCTAATGGGACCCTTTTCGACTACATTCATCATACCAATGGGAAAAGTTCATTGCCTTGGGATACTCTTCTAAAGATAGCCTCAGAATCAGCAGCTGCCCTTTCTTATCTGCATTCTGCATCAATCATCCATGGAAATGTCAAGTCTTCCAACATATTGTTAACTCATTGTTTTGTGGCCAAAGTCATCGGTTTTGGACCTTCGAGGTTAGTCCCTAGTAATGAATCACAGATAAGCACATTGGTTCGGAGGACACTAGGCTATCTAGACCCGGAGTATTTTCATAAAGGCCAATTGACAGATAAGAGCGATGTTTACAGCTTTGGAATGGTTTTGTTAGAGATTGTAACAGGAGAGAAGCCAATATCATTTGGTAGACCAGAAAGTCAAAGAATCATGTCCTCCCATTTTGTATCGTCCATGGAGTTACAAAGTGGTCTGTTTGATCAGATTGTTGGGTCACAAGTCATAAAACAGGGACACAGAGAACAAGTCAGAGCAGTAGCTGAGCTTGCAAAGAGATGCCTCAGTTTGAGTAGTGCAGAAAGACCTGCTATGGAAGAAGTGGCCAGGAAGTTGAAAATGTTGAGTTGA